gtgagatcccatcttggggccttttctggcgtcctgccggagggggcattgatcacggagggcttctacatcaacaccatagcctctccgatgatgtgtgagtagtttacctcagacctttgggtccatagttattagctaaatggcttcttctctctctttggatctcaatacaaagttctcctcgatcttcttggagatctattcgatgtaatcttcttttgtggtgtgtttgtcgagatccgatgaattgtgggtttatgatcaagtttatctatgaacaatatttgaatctcctctgaattcttttatgtatgattgcttatctttgcaagtctcttcgaattatcagtttggtttggcctactagattgatctttcttgcaatgggagaagtgcttagctttgggttcaatcttgtggtgtcctttcccagtgacagcaggggcagcaaggcacgtattgtattgttgccatcgaggataaaaagatggggtttatatcatattgcatgagtttatccctctacatcatgtcatcttgcttaaagcgttactctgttcttatgaacttaatactctagatgcatgctggatagcggtcgatgtgtggagtaatagtagtagatgcataatcgtttcggtctacttgtcgcggacgtgatgcctatatacatgatcatacctagatattctcataactatgctcaattctatcaattgctcgcgagtaattcgtttacccaccgtaatacttatgctcttgagagaagccactagtgaaacctatgccccccgggtctattttccatcatattaatcttccaacacttagctatttctattgccgtttattttactttgcatctttatttctctttatcataaaaataccaaaaatattatcttatcatatctatcagatctcactctcataagtgaccgtgaagggattgacaacccctttatcgcgttggttgcaaggttcgaatttgtttgtgtaggtgcgtgggactcgagcgtggtctcctactggattgataccttggttctcaaaaactgagggaaatacttacgctactttactgcatcaccctttcctcttcaagggaaaaccaacgcagtgctcaagaggtagcactagaccatgatgaacctacgaactatgaggaaccgatgatgagcccagattctgcgaaatggcttgaggccatgaaatctgagataggatccatgtatgagaacaaagtaaggactttggttgacttgcccgatgattggcaagccatagagaataaatgggtcttcaagaagaagtctgacgttgatggtaatgttactgtctacaaagctcgacttgttgcgaaaggttttcgacaagttcaaggagttgactacgatgagactttctcacccgtagtgatgcttaagtctgtccgaatcatgttagcaattgcctcattttatgattatgaaatctggcaaatggacgtcaaaactgcattccttaatggatttctccaagaagagttgtacatgatgcaaccagaaggttttgtcgatcctaaaggagctaacaaagtgtgcaagctccagcgatccatttatggactagtgcaagcatctcggagttggattaTACGCTTTGATAttgtgaccaaagcatatggttttatacagactttcggagaagcctgtatttacaagaaagtgagtgggagctctgtatcatttctaatattatatgtggatgacatatttttgattggaaatgatatagaatttctggatagcataaaaggatacttgaataagagtttttcaatgaaagacctcggtgaagctacttatatattgggcatcaagatctatagggatagatcaagacgcttaatagaactttcacaaaacacataccttgacaagattttgaagaaattcaaaatggatcagtcatagAAAGgtttcttgtctgtgttgcaaggtgtgaagttgagtaagactcaaagcccgaccacggcagaagatagagagagaatgaaagtcattccctatgcctcagccataggttctataaagtatgccatgctgtgtaccagatatattgtgtaccttaccatgagtttggcaagggggtacaatagtgatccaggagtagatcactggatagcgttcaaaattatccttagttacctaagagcactaaggaaatgtttctaggtcatggaggtgacaaagagttcgtcgtaaagggttacgtcgatgcaagctttgacactaatctagatgactcggTGTCTCAAtttggatgcatattgaaagtgagagcaattagctagagtagcgtgcagagtattgtagaaatagaaatttgcaaaatacatacggttctaaatgtggcaaacccgtttactaaacttctctcacaaagcaaaacatgatcacaccttagtactctttgggtgttaatcacatagagatgtgaactagattattgactctagtaaaccctttgggtgttggtcacatggcgatgtgaactatgggtgttaatcacataaagatgtgaactattggtgttaaatcacatagagatgcgaactagattattgactctagtgcaagtgggagactgaaggaaatatgccctagaggcaataataaagttattatttatatttccttatatcatgataaatgtttattattcatgctagaattgtattaaccggaaacttgatacatgtgtggatacatagacaaaacaccatgtccctagtaagcctctactagactagctcgttaatcaaagatggttaagtttcctaaccatagacatgtgttttcatttgatgaacaggatcacatcattaggagaatgatgtgatggacaagacccatctgttagcttagcatgttgatcgttcagttttattgctatagctttcttcatgtcatatacatattcctttgactatgagattatgcaactctcggataccggaggaataccttgtgtgctatcaaatgtcacaacgtaactgggtgattataaagatgctctaaaggtatctccgaaggtgtttgttgggttggcatagatcaagattaggatttgtcactccgagtatcggagaggtatctctgggccctctcggtaaatgcacgtcataataagccttgcaagcaatgtgactaatgagttagttacaggatgatgcattacggaacgagtaaagagacttgccggtaatgagattgaactaggtatgaagataccgacgaccgaatctcggacaagtaacataccgattagaaagggaataacgtatgttgtcattacggtacgatcgataaaggtcttcgtagaatatgtgggaaccaatatgagcatccaggttccgctgttggttattgaccggagagatgtcaccgtcatgtctacatagttctcgaacccgtagggtccgcacgcttaacgttcgatgatgattttgtattatatgagttatgtgatttggtgaccgaatgttgttcggagtcccggataagatcacagacatgacgaggagtcttgaaatggtcgataggtaaagattcatatattggacgatgatattcgaacactggaagtgtttcgggggtaccgggtacatatcgagtcaccggaagaggttccgagcatccccccggcaactacatgagcctaatgggccaagaagtggacagaccagcccctagggggctggtgcgccccatgtaggccaaaataagggggaaggaaggaggggaagagagaaaggaaggggagcaattcggcctcccccttccttctctcctccctccttcttcctcccccctccagatgaatatggaaggggggaggccgaattgggagacgcccaagtaggattcctcgtacttggggtgcccccttggctgcctctcctcccctccaacctatatatatatgtatgtatatatatatatgaggggggggcaccgctagaagacACATCAACacttgttagccgtgtgcggcgccccccatccacagtttacgcctccggtcatattcatgtagtgcttattTGAAGCCCTGCGCgcatcacttcaccatcaccgtcaccacgccgtcgtgttgacggaaatctccctcgacactttgctggatcaagagttcgatggacgtcatcgagctgaacgtgtgcagaacttggaggtgccgtacgttcggtgcttgatcggtcggaacacgaagaagttcgactacatcaaccgcgttgtcaaacgcttcctctttcggtctacgagggtacgtggacacactctccccctctcgttgctatgcatctcctagatagatcttgcgtgagcgtaggaaattttttaaattgcatgctacgttccccaacagggccgACCCAAATTGCTGGTTAGGTCGCCCCGCCAGCGCGATTCGCCGACTATTTCATGCAGTATGCGTCAAATAGGGTTTTCCACCTTCTATACCGCGCATAACGCACAGGCGAACGAGATTCCTATATAGCGCTTCAGGCGCCCATTTCATTGCATTTAGCAAACGAGCACACACCCCTCCTGCTAGCTGGCCCGAcccatccaattttttttctttttttaactcTGAGAAAAGCTGAGTGAGGGGGTAGGGTAGGATTTGAGCACACGATGTCCTGTTCTCTGTTCCCCACAGTAACCAACGGACACCCTCCATGTAATAAACGCTCTACAGCTCAATGAAGGACATTCGATGATGGCTACTCCTGTTTTGGAAGAATGTAGAGACTTACTTAGAGATATAGGGAGGGTTTTTCTTCAGCATTGTAATAGAGAGTCTAATGTGACAGCTCATGAGCTAGCGGAATATGGACGTGCAAACGATCCGTCGTTGTGGATCGAGGCGCCTCCTAGCTTCCTTGCCAAATTTTTGGCAAACGGTGTATCCGTTATTTAATTtgtaataaagctagccatgaaggCCTCCCCATAAAAAAAAACCGGACACCCTCCATGTTTGTTTACATCTTCTTCActctttccttctttcttttttttcccttttccttttcttgCTCCTGTTTTCACTTTTTTGGAACGGTTTGTTCAGTTTtttatattctttttcttttttcttttttaatttctATTGCTAAATGAGTGATTTTTTTAAATGCAtggttttttttcaaaatcgatgaactttttctaaaattgatgaactttttttaatgtgTGAATTCTTTTTCAAAACCTATgaccttttttcaaattcaaaattgatgAATTTCTCTGAAAGTTGATGATTttctttcaaaatcaatgaacttttttcaaaaatgaTGGAGATTTTCAAAATAGATGaatcttttttcaaatttgatggacttttttcaaaatcgatattaaaaaaattgaagacctttttaaaatttgtgaactatttttgaaATTTGATAAACTTGTTTTCTaatgcatgaacttttttgaaGGTTGTGAACTTTTATTATTGAATAGGCCAATTCTCTTTCATGTTCGTGAAGTTTTTTTGAAATATGCGAACTTTAAAATTTGGTTCACattttttaataaaatcagaattttctaaaatattttcaaataattcaaaaatctATATGATACAAGAACAGTATTGTGCAATTTTGTGTTTACTAACGTGACTAGAATTATTCTTAAGCTTTCCTCGCTGCTACACATACTAGAGTCCACTGGTTCAAGTTACGTCTCAAGTTCGAATCTTTTGGATACGCTCTTTTTGGTGTTTCTTGCACGCTGTTATACGTTTTTTTGCTCTGCTCGTCTGTGGGCCCGCCCACCAGGCGCTGTAGTGATCGAAAAAAAATGTTcgcaaaaactaaaaaaatgttcatgatttcaaaaatgtTGGCGGTTTGATAAAAAATGTTTGCGAATGAAAAAAACGTGGATTTGAATTGGTTCACGATTTCAAAAATATCTTCGTGAATTCACAAAATACTCATGATTTCAAAACATATTCACGAATTTTAAAATATGTTCGCAACACGAAAAGAGAAaggaaaacataaaataaaagaaaaaatgaaaaatgaaaagaaaaggtgaaaagaataaatagaaagaaaaaacAACGGAAAAAGAGAGAACCGGTTCAggaaaggttctagaaccttcctaaAATATGTGTGGGGAACATCCCggaatgggccggcccagaagAAGACCACGCGCACGGAAGGGTTCCCCATGCGAGACTTAgtctcccctcaaaaaaaaaatgcGAGACTTAGTCGCGCTGCCGGCTAGAAAGCTTAGAGCGAAGCTTTCAAGATGTTTGAGCTGCAGGAGCCAGCCATATTGGTTCGGTTAGCAGCATTTCTGACAGTGATCCACCCTAAAAGAAACGTTATTGCTGTGATCCCAGACTTATAGGCTGCAGATCCTCATTAGGCTGTAGTCACACTCAAACTGCATGACGAATACCCATTATGGCAGGAAACAGGAAATTGACATTTGTTTGTGCTTCAGGATTGTGCAGCACTCACAATCCTGTATACCCAGACATATAGGCTGCAAGCGAAACAAATGGCAATTTCCTGCCAGGCACAATTGAGGCTGCTGCACAAGATTGAAGAATATGTTCCACAGATTCTCACCTATGACAGTAACACAAGAAACCACAAATTTCGGAATAATATTACATTACTAAAACCATTATTACATAATAACCGGGAGGACTTTACACTTGGACTGAACGTTACAAATGGATATGGACTGGAAGTGTGTGTACTCATGTATTGTGAAATACAGTATATCTGTAGTGAGGGCCCGAGAGACCAAGTAGTACTCATGAAATGAAAATGGGACCCGAGGGGGCAATCTCTCTGGTTCACGCAAGAGCTATCTTCCAGATTACATTTTCATGACCAGCCTGTAGAAGTAATCTCTGAACCACAATGGGGCATAATACAGGATCGTCAGAATAGCAGTGAACTGGCCATAAGCGAACCAAGCCGGAGGATTCTTCTTCAGAACCAATTTGACAACTCTCTTTGCAAGGTCTTCTGCTGCAACACACCCGGCGCCCTGGGATATATCCGTCCTGGCTCGAAGTGATTTCTCGTATTTTTTGTAGTACTTCCAGTCGTTTATTTGATCATACTTGTCTGCAGAATTGCTTCCTATATTTGACTTTGTGCCTCCTGGAGCAACTATCATGACATTTATGCCAAAATTTCTTAGTTCCACCCTGCAACGATGCAATATCTAGCAAGTTAGGATGGAAGATAATGAAGAAATGCATATTCAAAGAGTACAAAATGTTCAGTAACGAGTTGAAAGAGAAAACCGTGCAAGAACATGACATGTAAAATTACAAAGGAAAAATCTGAATAGTATTCCTATGTTGTATATGTTGCCATTGAATTCTTAGATCTTACGGTTTCTGTCAAACAGTCATTTCCCAACATGATTAAACTATCTTGTGATATTCAAGTAAAGGTAACAACAACATCTAATACTAACTACTTAACATAAACTAACTGTTAAGTGCTCTATATATTCCCCAAGTTAGATTAGGACTCAGAAAATTAATATAGTATCAATTTTTTCAGATGAAGGAATTTCAATTTTAAGAATGCATCCAAAGTTGCATCCATAAGTAATGTTTCACCATTGAAAGGCTTGTACTTCAGATGCTTTAAGTTGTCCCATAAAATAATGTTTTACATTTAATGGACAGCACAAAATCACTGTAACAATGATCCTTGAACACACAAACCTTAATGTATCGCTCAATGCATGTAGAGCAGCTTTCGATGCCGAATAGGCACCAGCCCATGGTCCTGGAGCCAAGGCTGTAATGCTTCCAACATTCACAATTGTACCTTCTTTTCTTTCCATCATATGGGGAATAACTGCTTGAATCATCCTCATTGTTCCTGCATGTGAAAAGACAGGTAAAGTCATTTAGTCACACAAATGCAGGACCAAATATTAATCTAGAAAAATACTACTATGTTACtcccctccgtccggaattagttgacgctcaaactgatgtatctagcactgaaatacgtctagatacatacGTTTGAGCGTCAACTAATTCCGGACGGGGAAAGTACTATTTTTGAAAAGAGACATTACAAAAATGAACCATCCAATCCAAGGAGAGGGACAGAAGCATTATAAAAGACCAACAGCTCAATCAATAGTTCATATAGGATGAAGTTGTAAAGTACACACATTCAGTTGATATCACTAAGCTTTCAGATGAGAGACAGTCTTAAAGGTGAAACAACTGCTGGCCTTGCTGAATTGTTTTCCAATTTCTTATGCAATTAGAGATTAGACATGTTTATCACAGGATTAACGAAAGACAGGCAGAGACAGTTTCTGAACTCCACAATTTCAATTGCCTCCCAGACCCCGTTAACATTGCAGAAGCAAGCACACTATACTTCTCCTAGTGTGTTCATTTATCTTTAGCAGTTTTGCTACTGGGAACAGGATATTCTTTGAAAGACCACTGCCCTGATCATTTCATCAGTGGAACAGGATGCAGCATGTCCTGCTATATGTTTTAAAATTAGGGGTATACAGCCCCTTGTTCACTTCAGATTGTAATTCAAGCCGTAGGCATCCTATACTAGCTGCTGTTGTAATATGATTGCCAATGTGATTCGTTAAATCTCAGTCGAATAAGCTAGATACTGACAGCATACCACTGACTACAGTCCACTTCTTCAAGTCTTCTGCACGTACACATTTGAAGCGCTCCCATGAATAAATTCACATATTTTCTATCCTCCCTTCCTTCATGGCGAGACGGCCTTAGGGTGTTTCTTGTTTTTTAAAGAATGAGGACAGCCGTAGATAGATCCAACTATAAAACCCTTTGTTTCACTATGAATCTGTGAGAATCCAGAATCTTGTCTACCTTGAGGACATCGCCATCAAGGTGCCAAACAAACAGAACAAACAATCCTCGCACAAAAAGAAAGCAATGATTTTGGTAGCCTACCATAGACATTGGTGTCAAAAACCTGGTGGAACGACTCCATGGGCACCTCAGCcaccggcgcgacgaggtggaccCCCGCGTTGTTGACGAGCACGTCGACGCGGCCTAGCTCCCGCAGGGCGTCCTCAACGGCGCGGCGCGCGCTCTCTTCGGAGCGCACGTCGAGCTCCAGAAGCAGGTACCGCGAGTCGCCCTCGAGCCCGCGCATGGACGCGCGCGACCGCGCCGTGGCCACGACCGCGCACCCCTCCGCCGCGAACGCGCGCGCCATCGCGTGCCCGATGCCCCCCTCCGAGCAACCTGTCACCAGCACCACCGGCCGCCCCcgtccctctccctcccctccggGAACCGCCATCGCCGGGATCCTGCCTCCTTTGGCTCACGCCGGGTACTGTAGTTGGATTCTCGGAGGCGTGACCTTTTCTGCTGACTATTGGTGCGTACTCGCGTCGTGTCTCTTAATAACATTCCGAGGTTTTCCGGCTATTTATCAACGACGTGGCTTCCATgtaaaaaaaaaaaaacttgttgATGTCTTTTTTTAAACGAAAAAGGATAACGCCAAACACGTGTGGGCGCTGGCCAACTCAACCACACGCCCTCATCCGTTCAACAGTttgtgcacgaatcttggcatgttttgGCTGATTTTGTGTGCCACNNNNNNNNNNNNNNNNNNNNNNNNNNNNNNNNNNNNNNNNNNNNNNNNNNNNNNNNNNNNNNNNNNNNNNNNNNNNNNNNNNNNNNNNNNNNNNNNNNNNNNNNNNNNNNNNNNNNNNNNNNNNNNNNNNNNNNNNNNNNNNNNNNNNNNNNNNNNNNNNNNNNNNNNNNNNNNNNNNNNNNNNNNNNNNNNNNNNNNNNNNNNNNNNNNNNNNNNNNNNNNNNNNNNNNNNNNNNNNNNNNNNNNNNNNNNNNNNNNNNNNNNNNNNNNNNNNNNNNNNNNNNNNNNNNNNNNNNNNNNNNNNNNNNNNNNNNNNNNNNNNNNNNNNNNNNNNNNNNNNNNNNNNNNNNNNGCCGGCACGCCACGCCCGAACTGCGGTTGCCGTCAACCACGTCGCGCACTTCGccccccctcccctcacggttccatttactcTCCACTTCATTACTCACCCAACCCACCCCGCAGTTCATTCGAttggaagagaaggcgagaggagaaggcgatggcggaggcggaagagtcgaCGGCATTCGCGGTCGTCGGTGGGACTCGCCGGACCGGAGCGTATTCGCCGGAGTGCCTGCAGAGTGAAGGTAATGCTCCTTCCCACGCTCGCATTCCTTCCCTGCATTTCTCCCCTCTCCTCTGGGGTCAATGTTTCGCTCGAGATTCATCGAGATTCAGGCGGATTCGCGATGCTCCGGCATTCCCGCCGGCGGCGGAGTCCTGTGCTGGTCGTTTTCGGTGGCATTGCACAGTttggccgccgccgctgcggctgtcATGCCGGTGTGGCTCGGCCTGCCCGCAGCCACATCCTGGTTCTGCCTTGGGATTGAGCCGGCGTTTTTCTAGCCATTAGTTATGTATTTGTCTCGAAATGCTATTTGCAATCAGTGCAGGAAGTTTTTTGTTGACGAATTTCAGGTTATGATAGTTGccaatgaaccctagatctaggtagttgtatttaaaagtgcAGTATGAAGGTAGACATGATAGTTTCAGTAACTATctgcactggatggcaactaattccttgatcaactgtgtcagttgccacaaatatgttttccatgtggcaactatTTTTGTGCACACACCATGGCTGTTGCCATGCTGTAGGCATGATAAAGTGTAGTAAATAGGTAGTCATGGCAGTTTCAGCAACTATGTGCACTGGATGGCATCTATTTTTCTGATCAAATGTGTCAGTTGCCACACAGTATGATTTCCATGTGGCAAGTATTTCTGTTAACACACTAAGGCTGTTGCCATGATATAGGCATGATAATGTGGCAAATTCACTATACAGTAGACTCAATTTTGTTTTTTGCCATGCtgacttgtgatatctgaacatatTTGACCGTATTACATGGCACCTCATTTTTAAGATGAGGTCAGTGTGTGAGTTGCCACAGTACAGGTTGTTTAGTAGATGTTTTCAACACTTTTTGAATTGTCTTgtattttaacatggcaatttcaacctagTACATTTGCCTTTGAATATATGACAACTAtgtgcactggatggcaactaatttcctggTCAAATGTGTCAGTTGCCACAAGTATGATTTCCATATGGCAAGTATTTCTGTTAACACACTATGGTTGTTGCCATGATGTAGgcaggataatgtggcaaattcaCTGTACCATATACTCAATTTTGTGCTTTGCCATGCAAacttgtgatatctgaacatatTTGGCCGTACTACATGGCAACTCATTTTCAGTATGAGGTCAGTgtgtgagttgccacattataGGTTGTTCAGTAGATGTTTTCAACACTTTCTGAATTGTCTTGCATTTTAACAAGGCAATTTCAACCTAGTACATTTGCCTTTGAATATATGACAACTGATTTTTTGTATGAGGACAGAgtgtgagttgccacattataTGTTTGTGCAGCCGAAGTTTTGTGCCTTTCTTCGTACTATCttgtgctaacatggcaacttaagcattttgtttcaagtgCCTTATGATCTGTACATTTTTCAAATGAAGCCAATGTGTTTAGTTGCCACATTTATTGTTGGACAATCATAGGGGGTGTGGGTGTTCATACGATATTGCCTAAACTTTTTGCCACTTTCAATTGAGCCCATGTGGCAAGTacattctgttaggtggcaactgcttacttCATACTTTCATTTTCACCCTGACAGTTTGCTTTGTTCTTACCTTAGCAGAATGGCTCGCGGCGATCAtcaagacgacgatgatgatttcATGGAGTTACCGCGGCAGAATCGCGCAACTGGACGAACAACAGACGGCGATGAGGTAACTGTCCACCCCCCCAGCCCCCCTTCCCCCATATGTTTCGAATGTCATGTTGAGTTTGCAATCGTCTGATAGGGTCTAAACCTTCATGATAGTGaaacatggcaacaaatgatcatttctctgttttgcagaagaagaaacgtgaTCGCAATAGGGCTTCACAGGAACGCCTGACTATATTGACCGAGGGATTTACCGACGACcagaagggagctgctgctgagttggggatgcaggctctgatggatgtTCGGTGTAAGAATCTAGTGAACCTTGTATGTGATTGGCTCGGTGAGATTTACGAGCCCGCCTCCAGGGAATttgtgattccgggacgtggaagactgccgttagacgaggaatccgtgttctgcacgttgggtgtgccccgtggagaaatcaaagtcccgtatgaggtcAATAATAAGATTGAGTAAACGTTGTttgcccgtttgtttcctgggatgACATCCATGCCGAACACGACCGTGCTGGCAAATTCGCTGGAGGGCATGAAAACCCATGGCGAAGTTtttaagatgaagctactcatgtacctgaTCCCAGCTGTATTTACACCGACCACATCTCTTCGctcaagcaacaaatgcttccccatcctggtgaatgctcTATCTCTACTCCTTCATTTTCCTTCAATCTTTTGACTCCTATGTCATCTGTAAGCTAGTCACTGCCAGTTTTTTGATGTTTTCCCATTTGATTTCTGATGCAGCAACTTCTTGTCCGGAAATTTGTGTTGTGCAGGCAAACCTGAAagaagtgaagaacatgaattggtgtaagttcattgcggacttcctgcatgatgcattctcaaacaagatgtaccagaagtGTTGTCGACTCCATTTAATGGTATTTTTGTACTACTCTTTTGCAAACACTCCTAGCTCCTTGAGCATGCATGGCAACCATGATGGTGACATTGTGGCAAACTAccatcataacaagatggcaactgccaacatAACTAGATGGCAACTGCCAACATAATTAGATGGCAACTAACAGAAATACATGGCAACTCTTTCCTTCTTCATGCCCTCCAACTTGATGATTGAAGGAACATACGTTAGCTTCTTTTTTGCAAAATACCATGATTGCAACTgatattttttcttttttaaattgttgtacatcagctcatgtacgtcgatCGTCTTGATCTGTCCACTGTGGACTTTGggataggaggcccgccgcctccagACAAGTTTGCTGTTTCCGCGTGGACTTACCatgctgtcaaggctgtgcttgccgcgAACAAGATAACTGATACGAAATACggaaactgcaggttagttctggcTTCTTTCTTTGCACGACATTCTTTCAAATTTGACGCTGCATAACATATGAAAAAAATCCCCATACGGCAACCGGCTGTGGCTAACAAGAGATGACTAACTTGTTAGCCATGGCTGTCTGCGCATGGTATCCATGTCTT
This region of Triticum aestivum cultivar Chinese Spring chromosome 2D, IWGSC CS RefSeq v2.1, whole genome shotgun sequence genomic DNA includes:
- the LOC123053511 gene encoding short-chain dehydrogenase PC-15; this translates as MAVPGGEGEGRGRPVVLVTGCSEGGIGHAMARAFAAEGCAVVATARSRASMRGLEGDSRYLLLELDVRSEESARRAVEDALRELGRVDVLVNNAGVHLVAPVAEVPMESFHQVFDTNVYGTMRMIQAVIPHMMERKEGTIVNVGSITALAPGPWAGAYSASKAALHALSDTLRVELRNFGINVMIVAPGGTKSNIGSNSADKYDQINDWKYYKKYEKSLRARTDISQGAGCVAAEDLAKRVVKLVLKKNPPAWFAYGQFTAILTILYYAPLWFRDYFYRLVMKM